The DNA region GGGCCTCGACGTGACGGATCCGGAACCGATCCCGAGCGATCATCCCCTCGTCGCTCTCCCCAATTGCGTGGTCATCCCGCACCTCGGCAGCTCCTCGGCGGCGACGAGGATGGCGATGGC from Acidimicrobiia bacterium includes:
- a CDS encoding NAD(P)-dependent oxidoreductase; translated protein: GLDVTDPEPIPSDHPLVALPNCVVIPHLGSSSAATRMAMAELAARNLVAGLEGRRLEACANPEVYCR